From [Clostridium] symbiosum, a single genomic window includes:
- a CDS encoding PTS sugar transporter subunit IIC, with amino-acid sequence MSQSTFKDFLKRKQVNVSVQTYLIDALGAMAFGLFASLLIGTIFATLGDKTHIEIFTTISAYAKSATGAALGVSIAFALKAPPLVLFSAATVGIAGNELGGPVGALVATIIATELGKIVSKETPVDILVTPGVTIISGVLASQFVGPGVSAFMTAFGNLVKTATVMQPLFMGILVSALIGIALTLPISSAAICIMLSLDGLAGGAATAGCCAQMVGFAILSFRENKWGGLLAQGLGTSMLQMGNIVRNPRIWIPPTLASMVTGPISTMVFKLENIPTGSGMGTCGLVGPIGIYTAMQETGGTNMWLGILLVCFILPAVLTPLFGLMCRKAGWIKEGDLKLDL; translated from the coding sequence ATGAGTCAAAGCACATTTAAGGATTTTCTGAAACGGAAGCAGGTCAATGTCTCCGTTCAGACTTACCTCATCGATGCACTGGGCGCAATGGCCTTCGGTCTTTTCGCTTCTCTGCTCATCGGCACTATCTTCGCTACACTTGGCGATAAAACCCATATCGAAATCTTTACCACCATATCCGCCTATGCCAAAAGCGCTACCGGCGCCGCCCTCGGCGTCTCTATCGCATTTGCCCTGAAAGCGCCGCCGCTCGTACTTTTTTCCGCTGCCACCGTCGGTATTGCCGGCAATGAACTGGGCGGCCCCGTCGGAGCCCTGGTTGCCACGATTATCGCCACAGAGCTTGGAAAGATCGTTTCCAAAGAAACTCCGGTGGACATCCTCGTCACTCCCGGAGTCACCATTATCTCCGGTGTTCTGGCCTCGCAGTTTGTCGGTCCCGGTGTCTCGGCTTTCATGACCGCGTTCGGCAACCTTGTAAAAACAGCTACCGTGATGCAGCCCCTCTTTATGGGCATTCTGGTTTCCGCCCTCATCGGCATTGCCCTGACGCTTCCCATCAGCAGCGCCGCAATCTGTATTATGCTCAGCCTGGACGGGCTGGCCGGAGGCGCCGCCACAGCCGGCTGCTGCGCGCAGATGGTCGGTTTTGCCATCCTGAGTTTCCGTGAAAATAAATGGGGCGGCCTTCTTGCTCAGGGCCTTGGAACTTCCATGCTCCAGATGGGCAATATTGTCCGGAACCCGAGAATCTGGATTCCGCCGACTTTGGCCTCCATGGTGACGGGTCCCATATCTACCATGGTGTTCAAACTGGAAAATATCCCGACGGGTTCCGGTATGGGAACCTGCGGACTGGTGGGCCCTATCGGAATCTACACCGCCATGCAGGAAACGGGCGGAACCAATATGTGGCTCGGCATCCTGCTTGTCTGCTTCATTCTCCCGGCTGTCCTGACTCCTCTCTTCGGTCTCATGTGCCGGAAAGCAGGCTGGATTAAAGAAGGGGATTTGAAACTGGATCTATAA
- a CDS encoding GTP pyrophosphokinase → MLDIKEFLKKYNMDYGDYESAGIDWEELQAIHDHYGNIEQKLRGIGKDFVDEYLYDIEKAGIHSYRYRTKEPGHLVEKIIRKRNELPEKFARIDRTNYWKYVTDLIGIRVFFLYREDWRHFHEYITSVFENDPEQYVRDREADFDGNVNHYYIAERPKVYRRTGDSRIYDEDLIDIKSDGIYRSLHYIVKYKGYYVEIQARTLFEEGWSEVDHDIVYPYFQDDEMLKDFSTLLNRLSGMADEMSSYFRRMKQKKEGVGRTEEHMELRAAEIKEEP, encoded by the coding sequence ATGCTGGACATAAAAGAATTTCTTAAGAAGTACAACATGGATTACGGCGACTATGAGTCGGCGGGCATTGACTGGGAAGAACTCCAGGCAATCCACGATCACTACGGGAACATCGAGCAGAAACTGCGGGGGATAGGAAAAGATTTTGTGGATGAGTATCTCTATGACATTGAGAAAGCCGGGATCCATTCTTACCGCTACAGGACGAAGGAACCGGGGCATCTGGTCGAGAAGATTATCAGGAAACGGAATGAGCTGCCGGAGAAATTTGCACGTATTGACCGCACCAATTACTGGAAATATGTAACGGATCTGATCGGCATCCGGGTGTTTTTCCTGTACCGGGAGGACTGGAGACATTTTCACGAATATATTACATCTGTGTTTGAGAACGACCCGGAGCAGTATGTCAGGGACCGGGAGGCGGATTTTGACGGGAATGTGAATCATTATTATATTGCCGAGCGTCCGAAGGTATACAGAAGAACCGGAGACAGCCGTATCTATGACGAGGATCTCATTGACATTAAATCGGACGGAATTTACCGCTCTCTCCATTACATCGTGAAATACAAGGGATATTATGTGGAGATCCAGGCCAGGACCCTGTTTGAGGAGGGATGGAGCGAGGTGGATCATGACATCGTCTATCCTTATTTCCAGGACGACGAGATGCTCAAAGACTTTTCCACCCTGTTAAACCGTCTGTCGGGAATGGCGGACGAGATGAGTTCTTATTTCCGGAGAATGAAGCAGAAAAAGGAAGGCGTTGGCAGAACGGAGGAGCATATGGAGCTGCGGGCGGCGGAAATAAAGGAAGAGCCATAA
- the galT gene encoding UDP-glucose--hexose-1-phosphate uridylyltransferase, producing MVYEAIKKLVKYGLTTGLIEEEDRIYATNQILDVLKLDEYEEPETESGEVNLEETLKELMDFAHESGVLPEDSVVYRDLFDTRLMNCLMPRPSEVVRKFFGLYNHQSPQAATEYYYKLSQDSDYIRRYRVCKDMKWVTETKYGELDITVNLSKPEKDPKAIAAAKLAKQGGYPKCLLCRENEGYAGRVNHPARNNHRTIPITVNDSRWGFQYSPYVYYNEHCIVFNGQHIPMKIEKATFIKLFDFVKMFPHYFLGSNADLPIVGGSILSHDHFQGGHYTFAMAKAPIEKYFTFQGFEDVEAGIVYWPMSVLRTRAKDPERLIELGDKVLTAWRNYTDEAAFVFAETDGEPHNTITPIARKNGEMFELDLVLRNNITTEEFPLGLYHPHQELHHIKKENIGLIEVMGLAVLPSRLKDELAKLGEYITAGKDIRGSEELEKHADWVEAFLPKYEKITKDNVDEILKDEVGLVFERVLEDAGVYKCTEEGRAAFARFLNSVGAGEV from the coding sequence ATGGTATACGAAGCAATTAAAAAACTGGTTAAATATGGTCTTACGACAGGACTGATTGAGGAAGAAGACCGGATTTATGCGACGAATCAGATCCTGGATGTACTGAAGCTGGACGAGTATGAAGAGCCGGAGACGGAGTCCGGGGAAGTGAATCTGGAAGAAACGCTGAAAGAGCTGATGGATTTTGCCCATGAGTCCGGAGTACTGCCGGAAGACAGTGTGGTTTACAGGGATTTATTCGATACAAGGCTGATGAACTGCCTGATGCCGAGGCCGTCGGAGGTTGTGCGGAAATTCTTTGGCCTTTATAACCATCAGTCGCCTCAGGCCGCTACGGAATATTACTATAAGTTAAGCCAGGATTCCGATTACATCAGAAGATACCGCGTCTGTAAAGATATGAAATGGGTAACGGAGACAAAATATGGTGAACTGGACATTACGGTAAACCTCTCAAAACCGGAGAAGGATCCGAAGGCAATTGCCGCCGCCAAGCTTGCAAAACAGGGCGGTTATCCCAAATGCCTGCTCTGCCGAGAAAATGAGGGGTATGCGGGGCGCGTAAACCATCCGGCCAGGAATAACCACCGCACGATTCCGATCACGGTAAACGACAGCCGGTGGGGCTTCCAGTATTCGCCCTATGTTTATTATAATGAGCATTGCATCGTATTTAACGGACAGCATATACCGATGAAAATCGAGAAGGCGACCTTTATTAAGCTCTTTGATTTTGTCAAAATGTTTCCTCATTATTTTCTGGGTTCCAACGCGGATCTGCCGATTGTCGGCGGTTCCATTTTAAGCCATGATCATTTCCAGGGAGGCCATTATACTTTTGCCATGGCGAAAGCGCCGATTGAAAAGTATTTTACCTTCCAGGGGTTTGAGGATGTGGAGGCCGGTATTGTATACTGGCCGATGTCGGTGCTGCGCACACGCGCCAAAGATCCGGAGCGCCTGATTGAGCTGGGGGATAAAGTCCTCACGGCCTGGAGAAACTATACGGATGAGGCTGCATTTGTCTTTGCCGAGACGGATGGGGAACCGCACAACACGATCACTCCGATCGCCAGAAAGAACGGCGAAATGTTTGAGCTGGATCTGGTACTGAGGAATAATATAACAACGGAGGAGTTTCCTCTGGGACTTTATCATCCCCATCAGGAACTTCACCATATCAAGAAAGAAAATATCGGCTTAATTGAAGTGATGGGCCTGGCGGTGCTCCCGTCCAGACTGAAAGACGAGCTGGCAAAACTGGGAGAGTACATTACTGCAGGTAAAGATATAAGGGGCAGCGAGGAACTTGAAAAGCATGCCGACTGGGTGGAGGCGTTCCTTCCCAAATATGAAAAGATTACAAAGGATAATGTGGATGAAATCCTGAAAGACGAGGTGGGACTCGTATTCGAGAGAGTACTGGAAGATGCCGGAGTCTATAAATGCACGGAGGAGGGCAGGGCGGCTTTTGCCAGATTCCTGAATTCCGTTGGTGCCGGAGAGGTATAG
- a CDS encoding Gx transporter family protein, with protein sequence MKYRKETRRGDRKAVKVALYGILLSLAMLLGYVETLIPISLGVPGVKLGLANLVSIVSLYMIGTGGTIAIALCRIVLLTGFAYGNMAMMMYSLAGGALSLAMMIFCRKRDLFGQVGVSIIGGVGHNVGQILVAAAVVENTAVFYYLPFLLAAGTVAGAVIGLLGGIVTKRLESYL encoded by the coding sequence ATGAAATATAGAAAAGAAACACGCAGAGGAGACCGTAAAGCGGTAAAAGTGGCGCTCTATGGAATCCTGCTCTCGCTTGCCATGCTGCTCGGCTATGTGGAAACCCTGATTCCGATCAGTCTCGGCGTTCCCGGCGTCAAGCTGGGGCTTGCCAATCTTGTCAGCATCGTATCCCTTTATATGATAGGAACAGGGGGAACGATTGCCATTGCACTCTGCCGGATCGTCCTGCTGACCGGTTTTGCATACGGTAATATGGCCATGATGATGTACAGTCTTGCAGGGGGGGCGCTCAGCCTCGCCATGATGATTTTCTGCAGGAAGAGGGATTTATTTGGTCAGGTGGGGGTCAGCATTATCGGTGGCGTGGGGCACAATGTGGGACAGATTCTGGTGGCCGCGGCCGTCGTGGAAAACACCGCTGTATTTTACTATCTTCCCTTCCTTTTGGCGGCCGGAACCGTGGCAGGGGCAGTGATAGGGCTGCTCGGCGGAATTGTGACAAAACGTCTGGAATCGTACCTGTGA